A stretch of the Pedobacter sp. MC2016-14 genome encodes the following:
- a CDS encoding FecR family protein, whose protein sequence is MQDHKFKELLEKYSNGNCTAEEISWLESAYLKWNVNGGKALSEQQIYIAQQIMWGKITEATSPKITKVKLWPRIAVAAAILVVLSTGLIFYFNTESAAKREAELQAATKSISTGGDKAVLTLAGGKKINLTDAGIGNIAKEAGVSITKSKDGQLVYTIIDQPDARSAEISYNSIATPMGGKYKVVLPDGTNVWLNAASSLRYPSTFSGAGQRRVELRGEAYFEVFHNEAQPFIVKTAVQEIEVLGTHFNVNAYDDEPLAKTTLLEGSVRLNGNTLLKPGQQGVSKDKAVTVQDVDVATFVDWKNGDFSFAGDDFKSVMRKIARWYDVDIFYDQSVPERIKLGGWMSRSKNISSILKLIESTGKVHFKIEGRRITVYK, encoded by the coding sequence ATGCAAGACCATAAATTCAAAGAATTACTAGAGAAATATAGCAATGGCAATTGTACTGCTGAGGAAATTTCCTGGTTGGAATCTGCATACCTAAAATGGAATGTTAATGGTGGTAAGGCACTTTCTGAACAACAAATCTACATTGCACAGCAAATAATGTGGGGAAAGATTACCGAGGCGACCAGCCCGAAGATTACTAAAGTTAAGTTGTGGCCGCGCATTGCGGTTGCTGCAGCTATTCTTGTTGTACTCTCTACGGGTCTTATCTTTTATTTTAATACAGAATCTGCTGCCAAACGTGAAGCTGAATTACAGGCCGCGACAAAATCAATATCAACTGGTGGTGATAAAGCCGTACTGACGCTGGCCGGAGGCAAAAAAATAAATTTAACAGATGCTGGGATTGGGAATATAGCTAAGGAAGCAGGGGTAAGTATTACAAAGTCTAAAGATGGCCAGTTGGTTTACACTATAATAGATCAACCGGATGCCAGGTCCGCAGAGATTTCCTATAATTCCATTGCCACGCCTATGGGGGGCAAATATAAAGTAGTACTCCCCGATGGAACAAATGTTTGGTTAAATGCCGCTTCGTCTTTAAGATATCCTTCTACATTTTCTGGAGCAGGACAACGACGCGTGGAATTGCGCGGAGAAGCCTATTTTGAGGTTTTTCATAATGAAGCACAACCATTCATAGTAAAAACGGCAGTGCAGGAGATAGAGGTATTGGGTACACATTTTAATGTGAATGCTTATGATGATGAGCCGCTGGCTAAAACTACTTTGCTGGAAGGGAGTGTGAGGCTCAATGGAAATACGTTGCTTAAGCCCGGACAACAAGGAGTTAGCAAAGATAAAGCGGTAACTGTGCAGGATGTTGATGTTGCAACTTTTGTGGATTGGAAAAATGGAGATTTTTCTTTTGCAGGTGATGACTTTAAAAGTGTAATGAGGAAAATAGCCCGCTGGTATGATGTAGATATTTTTTATGATCAATCTGTACCAGAGCGTATAAAATTAGGTGGATGGATGTCGCGTTCTAAAAATATCTCGTCCATATTAAAACTAATAGAATCAACAGGAAAAGTGCATTTTAAAATCGAAGGAAGGAGGATAACCGTATATAAATAA
- a CDS encoding SusC/RagA family TonB-linked outer membrane protein, whose translation MYKNYTRKPGMPFGCIHKILLIMRLTAVFLIAAIMQVSASSYGQKITLSKKNASLISIFKEIRTQSGYDFLFDREVIEKVGAVNINVSNATLDEVLKSCLTSQPLTYSIEDKTVVIKEKAFLEKLSSLFVQDLIVNGVVNDENGMPLPGVSVMLKGTNIVRVTNARGTFALQAPNANSILVLSYLGYKTKEVAVAEKVSVNMELDPGKLDEVLVIGYGTTTRRFNTGSQSGISAKDLEKQPVTNVLQALQGRLAGVTLTQTNGLPGAGINVQIRGANGIGLLGVKPNRPLYIIDGVPYLAESINTATNVLSSRSNLVLPSAEGNTSPMNSINPADIENIEVLKDADATAIYGSRGGNGVILITTKKGKAGKTKFSVNASTGASNVTHFVETVGTEQYLALRRKAFANNTVAGQPTAANAPDLVSWDQNGYTDFQRLMLGNTAKTNDVNANLSGGDAQTNFYIGGNYHKEGNVYPGGQGYERGGGRFNLNHASFNQRFNLSLSAMYSTDKNNISTTDLATYAYSLPPNFPLYRADGGLNWDGFINNPMGYLLQTNDNRTSNLLTNLTLKYTLLKGLDIKSNVGYGKSDMNQVVIRPLASLSTNSNPTSGTAAFVYNYTNNYIVEPQVTYNTKIGKGTLNTLAGGSYQFKQSKMPYYTSASGYTSDDLLRTVAAATIVSTTSNSVDYKYASLFGRLNYNYDGKYIFNANFRRDGSSRFGPANKFGNFGSVGAAWIFSEEQFLKDRFSWFSFGKLRSSYGIVGSDEIDNYGYLDTYTNSTYVFAGSTGLNPTRLANPDFQWEETKKLDIGLELGFLKDRLSFTANYYRNRTGNQLLNATISAQAGLPGPQTNLPATVQNSGWEFTVNTTNIQKKDFKWTSSFNISQNKNKLLSFDNIEKSAYLTTYIVGNPISSYYLYEYKGIDPLTNLPSLTDFNNSGSISGGFAATGRGDRYYAGTSYPKFFGGLTNALTYKGVTLDFTFQFVKQKGISLLSSSFYPPGYFSNAALSVVNDYLALGSQDYLVSAGTRGPAGNASFIAYSDYTGSDASLVDASFIRMKNVNLSYVLPTKWLSKIDAQTIRIYVQAQNLFTITNYEGFDPESQGVATPPLRTITAGLQLTF comes from the coding sequence ATGTATAAAAATTATACCAGGAAACCGGGTATGCCGTTCGGCTGTATCCATAAAATTTTGTTAATTATGCGTTTAACCGCCGTCTTTTTAATTGCTGCTATTATGCAGGTAAGTGCTTCGTCTTACGGACAGAAGATTACGCTTAGTAAAAAGAACGCATCGTTAATCAGTATATTCAAAGAAATAAGAACTCAAAGTGGCTATGATTTCTTGTTTGACCGTGAGGTTATCGAGAAAGTAGGCGCTGTAAATATTAATGTAAGCAATGCAACTCTGGATGAGGTGCTAAAAAGTTGCTTAACCTCGCAACCACTTACTTATAGTATAGAAGATAAAACAGTGGTTATTAAAGAAAAGGCTTTCCTTGAAAAACTTTCCAGTCTGTTTGTTCAGGATTTGATCGTAAATGGAGTTGTAAATGATGAAAATGGTATGCCGCTACCCGGTGTCTCAGTGATGCTAAAAGGTACTAACATTGTTAGGGTTACCAATGCAAGAGGAACTTTTGCCTTACAGGCCCCCAATGCCAATTCAATATTGGTGCTAAGTTATTTGGGATATAAAACCAAAGAAGTCGCTGTCGCTGAGAAAGTGTCTGTTAACATGGAACTTGATCCGGGAAAGCTAGATGAGGTTTTGGTGATAGGTTATGGTACTACAACCCGTAGGTTTAATACAGGTTCACAATCAGGTATAAGTGCAAAAGATTTAGAGAAACAACCAGTAACCAATGTATTGCAAGCACTTCAAGGGCGCTTGGCTGGTGTTACATTAACACAAACTAATGGTCTACCAGGCGCTGGAATTAATGTGCAAATTCGTGGCGCAAATGGGATTGGTTTACTCGGCGTTAAACCAAATCGTCCTTTATACATAATTGATGGCGTGCCTTATCTTGCTGAATCGATTAATACTGCTACGAATGTACTTTCTTCTCGGTCAAATTTAGTTTTGCCATCGGCGGAAGGAAATACAAGCCCAATGAATTCTATTAATCCCGCTGATATTGAAAATATAGAGGTATTAAAAGATGCTGATGCTACAGCTATATATGGGTCAAGGGGAGGAAATGGTGTTATTTTAATTACTACCAAAAAGGGTAAAGCAGGAAAGACTAAATTCAGCGTTAATGCTTCCACAGGTGCTTCGAATGTAACGCATTTTGTAGAAACTGTTGGTACAGAACAATATCTGGCACTTAGAAGAAAAGCATTTGCTAATAATACTGTTGCTGGACAACCAACAGCGGCAAATGCTCCAGATTTGGTAAGTTGGGATCAAAATGGTTATACCGATTTTCAAAGACTAATGTTAGGTAATACTGCAAAGACCAACGATGTAAATGCAAATTTATCTGGTGGAGATGCGCAAACCAATTTCTATATCGGAGGAAATTATCATAAAGAAGGAAATGTGTATCCAGGTGGGCAAGGTTATGAGCGCGGTGGTGGTAGGTTTAATTTAAACCATGCATCGTTTAATCAGCGTTTTAATTTGTCACTATCTGCAATGTATTCAACAGATAAAAATAACATCTCCACTACTGATTTGGCGACTTATGCATACAGTCTTCCACCAAATTTTCCACTTTACAGAGCGGACGGAGGTTTAAACTGGGATGGTTTTATAAACAACCCTATGGGTTATTTGTTGCAAACAAATGATAACCGTACTTCAAATTTGCTTACTAATTTGACCTTAAAATATACCTTACTAAAGGGACTTGACATTAAATCCAATGTTGGATACGGTAAAAGTGATATGAATCAGGTGGTTATAAGACCATTAGCATCACTGAGTACAAATTCTAATCCCACATCTGGCACTGCTGCATTTGTTTACAACTACACAAATAACTATATTGTAGAACCACAAGTTACTTACAATACCAAAATTGGCAAAGGGACTTTGAACACATTAGCAGGTGGCTCTTATCAGTTCAAACAGTCCAAAATGCCATACTATACCAGCGCCTCTGGTTACACATCTGATGATTTATTGAGAACTGTTGCAGCAGCAACAATCGTAAGCACAACCAGCAATTCAGTGGATTATAAATACGCCTCTTTATTCGGCCGGCTAAATTATAATTATGATGGAAAATATATTTTCAATGCTAATTTTAGGAGAGATGGTTCATCAAGATTTGGTCCTGCAAATAAATTCGGTAATTTTGGGTCAGTAGGAGCTGCCTGGATCTTTTCAGAAGAACAGTTTTTAAAAGATAGATTTAGCTGGTTTAGTTTTGGTAAACTCAGGAGTAGTTATGGTATAGTGGGAAGCGACGAGATAGACAATTATGGATATCTTGATACTTATACTAATTCAACTTATGTATTTGCTGGTTCTACAGGTCTTAATCCAACTCGTTTGGCAAATCCTGATTTTCAATGGGAAGAGACTAAAAAATTAGACATTGGGTTAGAACTAGGATTTTTAAAGGATCGTCTATCATTTACTGCAAATTACTACCGTAACAGAACTGGAAATCAATTGTTGAATGCAACAATCAGCGCACAGGCTGGCCTTCCAGGCCCTCAAACTAACTTGCCTGCCACAGTGCAAAACTCGGGATGGGAATTTACCGTAAATACTACAAATATCCAAAAGAAGGATTTTAAATGGACTTCGTCATTCAACATCAGTCAAAATAAGAATAAATTACTTTCTTTTGATAATATAGAGAAATCTGCTTATTTAACTACCTATATCGTAGGTAATCCGATTAGCTCTTATTATTTATACGAGTACAAGGGTATTGATCCTTTAACCAATCTGCCTTCTTTGACAGATTTTAATAACAGCGGAAGTATCTCCGGAGGTTTTGCAGCTACAGGACGTGGGGATCGCTACTATGCAGGTACGTCTTATCCTAAGTTTTTTGGAGGTTTAACTAATGCTCTAACTTACAAGGGCGTTACGTTAGATTTTACCTTCCAATTTGTGAAACAAAAAGGAATAAGCTTATTGTCATCTTCATTTTACCCTCCAGGTTATTTCAGCAATGCTGCCTTGAGTGTAGTAAACGACTACCTTGCGTTAGGATCTCAGGATTATTTAGTTAGTGCAGGTACAAGAGGACCAGCTGGTAATGCTTCTTTTATAGCATATTCAGATTATACCGGATCAGATGCTTCGTTAGTTGATGCTTCTTTTATAAGAATGAAAAATGTGAATTTATCGTATGTACTACCAACAAAATGGCTGTCAAAAATAGATGCTCAAACCATTAGGATATATGTACAAGCTCAGAATTTATTTACCATCACAAACTACGAAGGTTTTGACCCCGAATCTCAAGGTGTAGCAACTCCACCCTTGCGCACCATAACAGCAGGTTTACAGTTAACTTTTTAA
- a CDS encoding RagB/SusD family nutrient uptake outer membrane protein: protein MSKSIYTIMTGFLTLIMIISSGCEKIIDIDAPLNQVPSELVYASDKLATSARSGMFSGLALSTTQQQNLTVYSSLQADDLLYLATVLTQQEYNNNTYNLASSGQAGLFSDWYAIIYRANSVIEGLATSTGTSAQIRKQYTAEAKFIRAYCYFNLVNTFGDVPLVLETNSNVTAFLPKESTANIYAKIITDLTEAKADLLLDYSATASDRAGVNRYTAAALLARVYMFTGNYVAAEANASEVLAVVSPTSLYNLIPKANLGTGVFVKNSAETIWQMSPPLVATSQYTVEGSTFLPSGTTLSTFAYRISPDFTALFEATDVRRTLWMSDTNFSGVTYSVPFKYKYRTQALAVAANVSEAQVVMRVAEQYLIRAEARARIGTNLTGARDDLNVIRTRAGASVSTSTVQGTLLTEIALENRKELFCEQAFRWFNLKRTGQADIVIGTLKPSYKPTAKLLPFPTAATDANPNLKQNPGYL, encoded by the coding sequence ATGTCAAAATCCATATATACCATAATGACAGGCTTCCTTACACTAATAATGATAATTAGTTCAGGTTGCGAAAAAATTATAGATATCGACGCACCTCTAAACCAAGTGCCAAGTGAGTTGGTATACGCTTCAGATAAACTAGCAACAAGTGCCCGTTCAGGTATGTTCAGCGGCCTGGCTTTAAGTACCACGCAACAGCAAAACCTTACTGTTTACAGTTCTCTACAGGCAGATGATTTACTATATCTTGCTACAGTACTTACTCAACAAGAATACAATAATAATACTTACAATTTGGCGAGTAGCGGACAGGCTGGTTTGTTTTCGGATTGGTATGCAATTATTTACCGGGCCAATTCTGTTATCGAAGGCTTGGCTACTTCAACGGGTACATCTGCTCAAATCCGTAAACAATATACCGCTGAAGCAAAATTTATTCGTGCATACTGTTATTTCAACCTTGTTAATACTTTTGGAGACGTACCTCTAGTACTCGAAACCAATTCAAATGTTACTGCTTTTTTACCAAAAGAATCAACTGCTAACATATATGCAAAAATAATAACTGATCTTACAGAGGCAAAGGCAGACTTGTTGCTGGATTATTCAGCAACGGCTAGTGACCGTGCTGGTGTAAACAGATATACTGCCGCAGCTTTATTAGCAAGGGTGTATATGTTTACTGGCAACTACGTTGCTGCGGAAGCGAATGCATCTGAAGTACTTGCTGTGGTTAGTCCAACTAGTTTATACAACTTAATCCCAAAAGCAAATCTTGGTACAGGAGTATTTGTTAAAAACAGCGCTGAGACGATATGGCAAATGTCACCGCCTTTGGTTGCTACAAGCCAATATACTGTTGAAGGATCCACCTTTCTCCCGAGCGGCACAACATTATCTACCTTTGCTTATCGTATCAGTCCTGATTTTACGGCATTATTTGAGGCAACTGACGTTAGACGTACACTGTGGATGAGTGATACTAATTTCTCTGGTGTCACTTACAGTGTTCCTTTCAAATATAAGTATCGAACACAAGCGTTGGCAGTGGCTGCTAATGTCAGTGAAGCACAAGTCGTGATGCGTGTTGCAGAACAGTACCTGATTCGCGCAGAGGCAAGAGCTAGAATTGGCACTAATTTAACAGGCGCAAGAGATGACTTGAATGTGATTCGTACCAGAGCAGGAGCTAGTGTGAGTACTTCTACTGTACAGGGGACATTGCTCACTGAAATTGCTTTAGAAAATCGTAAGGAACTATTTTGTGAGCAGGCTTTCCGATGGTTCAACCTGAAACGTACAGGTCAAGCTGATATTGTAATTGGTACTTTAAAACCAAGTTATAAGCCTACTGCTAAACTTTTGCCTTTCCCTACGGCAGCGACTGATGCAAATCCTAACTTAAAACAAAATCCAGGATATTTATAA
- a CDS encoding TlpA disulfide reductase family protein, with protein MDTFFKVVYKVFSLFVFWLTPLLGFSQNAYNLKGEVVAADGTEFFLTYKIGAEKVQETGLSLANKFSIKGSLPEPVICTLSNSANKQIRIFVAENSTMVVAGKVDQLFNALITNSKENELYNTFKNKRFELVSDYRKMVKAVNGDLKDKTSNASIVLQQRQDSLLAAITKSNPDNVATAMITSDLYMTRTDRMEVSKYFKLLSPRVQQSFYGKRIAGFLKAGKNIAIGNLAPDFALKDTEGRTIRLSDYKGSYVFVDFWASWCGPCRKENPTIVKCYQNYASDSLKFLGVSLDADATSWRTAIKTDQLPWPQLNDPESTNGIAAGLYGIRALPFNFMIDPKGKIIALGLRGEALEEKIKSLKGN; from the coding sequence ATGGATACATTTTTTAAAGTAGTATACAAAGTGTTCAGTTTATTCGTATTCTGGCTAACACCCCTGTTGGGCTTTAGCCAGAATGCTTATAATTTAAAGGGAGAGGTGGTAGCGGCTGACGGTACTGAATTTTTCCTTACCTATAAAATAGGGGCAGAGAAAGTGCAAGAAACAGGACTGTCTCTTGCCAATAAGTTTAGCATCAAAGGAAGCCTGCCTGAGCCTGTAATATGTACCCTGAGTAATTCAGCCAATAAGCAAATCAGGATTTTTGTAGCGGAAAACTCAACAATGGTCGTTGCAGGAAAGGTTGATCAGCTTTTTAACGCTTTGATCACCAATTCTAAGGAAAATGAGTTGTATAATACATTTAAGAATAAAAGATTTGAATTGGTAAGTGACTACCGCAAAATGGTTAAAGCTGTTAATGGTGATTTAAAAGACAAAACCAGCAATGCATCCATTGTTTTGCAACAAAGACAGGATAGTTTGCTTGCTGCCATTACAAAATCCAATCCTGATAATGTAGCAACAGCAATGATAACTAGTGATCTATATATGACCAGGACTGATCGTATGGAGGTTTCTAAGTACTTCAAATTACTTTCTCCAAGGGTGCAGCAATCTTTTTATGGTAAGCGGATAGCTGGCTTCCTTAAGGCGGGTAAAAACATAGCAATAGGGAATTTAGCACCAGATTTTGCATTGAAGGATACTGAAGGTAGGACTATACGCTTGTCTGACTATAAAGGCAGTTACGTATTTGTAGATTTTTGGGCCAGCTGGTGTGGCCCCTGCCGTAAGGAAAATCCCACTATTGTTAAATGTTATCAAAACTATGCTTCTGATTCCTTGAAATTTTTAGGTGTTTCACTTGATGCGGATGCTACATCCTGGAGAACTGCTATCAAGACAGATCAATTGCCCTGGCCGCAGTTAAATGATCCCGAGTCAACCAATGGAATTGCCGCCGGACTTTATGGCATCCGGGCATTGCCATTTAATTTTATGATTGATCCTAAAGGTAAAATTATCGCCTTGGGTTTAAGAGGTGAAGCATTAGAAGAAAAGATAAAATCCTTAAAGGGTAACTAA
- a CDS encoding ABC transporter ATP-binding protein has product MDNKIVKITNLSHRYGTAWAIRDINFEINELGVLGLLGSNGAGKSTTMNIMCGVLNQTEGSVEVGGYMMHKDPIDAKKLIGFLPQNAPLYMDLTVKEYLTQCAFLRLIERKNVESAVDKAMAKCGVSHFKNRLISNLSGGYKQRVGIAQAIIHEPKLVVLDEPTNGLDPNQIFEVRKLIKEVGEEKAVIFSSHILSEIQATCTQVKMIENGTMVFSDTMEAFDNYIEPDSLITTMLNPPAVATLQGLNGVNAVEVLGPTKFRIRFDAGQEISERLIQTSADNGWRMKEITLEKSSLDQIFAQLSNKK; this is encoded by the coding sequence ATGGATAACAAGATTGTAAAAATCACCAACCTTTCTCATCGTTATGGCACTGCCTGGGCCATCCGCGACATTAATTTTGAGATCAATGAACTTGGTGTACTCGGTTTACTTGGTTCAAACGGAGCAGGTAAGTCTACCACCATGAACATTATGTGTGGCGTGCTCAATCAGACCGAAGGTAGTGTAGAAGTAGGTGGATACATGATGCACAAGGATCCTATTGATGCGAAAAAGCTGATTGGCTTTCTTCCGCAAAATGCACCACTTTATATGGACCTTACCGTAAAAGAATATTTAACGCAATGTGCTTTTCTGCGGCTAATTGAGCGTAAAAACGTAGAATCGGCAGTTGATAAAGCAATGGCCAAATGTGGTGTGTCACATTTTAAAAACCGTTTAATTTCAAATTTATCTGGTGGATATAAACAGCGTGTGGGAATTGCGCAAGCCATCATTCATGAACCCAAATTGGTTGTTTTAGATGAGCCTACAAATGGGCTGGACCCCAACCAGATTTTTGAGGTTCGTAAGCTGATCAAAGAGGTAGGAGAAGAAAAGGCAGTTATTTTTTCCTCTCATATCCTGTCAGAAATACAGGCCACTTGTACTCAAGTCAAAATGATTGAAAACGGAACCATGGTATTCTCTGATACTATGGAAGCCTTTGACAATTATATAGAACCAGATAGTTTGATTACCACAATGCTCAATCCTCCAGCTGTTGCTACCCTTCAAGGTCTTAACGGAGTAAATGCAGTAGAAGTGCTGGGTCCAACAAAGTTCAGGATCAGGTTTGATGCAGGGCAAGAGATTAGCGAACGGCTAATTCAAACGAGCGCTGACAATGGGTGGCGGATGAAAGAGATTACATTGGAAAAAAGTTCCCTGGACCAAATTTTTGCACAACTATCTAATAAAAAATGA
- a CDS encoding Gldg family protein → MKNILRIARIELSQLFYSPVAWIVLLVFIFQSGWQYSSLLERMERAQQMGQQSNDLTNWFFSGFMGLFPKMQEYLYLYIPLLTMGLISRETHSGSIKLLYSSPIRVLDIVVGKYLAMISYCFILVSVLLGIGVISLFAIDQADFWFIFSGIIGLYLLICAYSAIGLFMSSLTSYQVVAAISTLVVLAALNFIGSLWQDINFVRDITYFLSMSGRAEESINGLLASNDLLYFIIVIVLFIGLTLFKLEFERRTISFSAKVVRYVGFIVFMLLLGYLSSRPQLIVYKDMTATDSRTLTKESKDVIAKIDGPVVITTYINLLDENYYFGLPQYQNGDKRNFDKYYRFLPDMQMKYVFYWAHSQNARLYQENPGLNDEQLARKMAKANKMKFEEFLRPDQVNKLIDLKSERYRSVRTVTYNGKTTFLRVYDDLFKQPGEKEITAAMKRLVVNSPRVGFVNGHSERNINRSGDRDYMVPTTEISFRYSLVNQGFDVQELSLKDSLSVKEVDILVLADALTAYNPEELSNLENYIKQGGDLLIAAEPGSQSIYSQVLSWVDVSMLKGQLVQKSANFEPSFVQSLIVSKNWAQLIKTSAFANKDSATITTPTVAALQFNKGSDFKQLPILVTEAANTWIGPDLTIDKTKALADPRKNAKMSSYPIGIALHKKIGEKQQRIFVIGDADFMSNAELGRQNLNSLNFSFVTELFRWFSNGEFPIDTTRELPKDNKLLISAGQLTWIRWGLLGLLPGLIAISVSWMLISRKRR, encoded by the coding sequence ATGAAAAACATATTAAGGATTGCACGCATTGAGCTTAGCCAATTGTTCTATTCACCTGTTGCCTGGATTGTATTGCTGGTGTTCATATTTCAATCTGGATGGCAATACAGTTCCTTATTAGAAAGGATGGAGCGTGCCCAGCAAATGGGGCAACAATCCAATGATTTAACCAACTGGTTTTTCTCCGGTTTTATGGGACTGTTCCCTAAAATGCAAGAATATCTATACTTGTATATTCCTCTGCTCACCATGGGTTTAATTAGTAGGGAAACCCACAGTGGCTCTATTAAATTACTTTATTCTTCGCCAATTAGAGTGCTGGATATTGTTGTGGGTAAATACCTGGCCATGATTAGCTATTGCTTTATTTTGGTTAGCGTATTACTGGGTATCGGTGTCATTTCATTGTTTGCGATTGATCAAGCTGATTTCTGGTTTATTTTTTCCGGCATCATAGGCCTATATCTGCTCATCTGCGCATATTCAGCAATTGGTCTGTTCATGTCTAGTTTAACCAGTTATCAGGTAGTAGCAGCTATTAGCACCCTGGTGGTACTAGCGGCACTCAACTTTATTGGTAGCTTATGGCAGGATATAAACTTTGTTCGTGATATCACCTATTTTCTATCCATGTCTGGTAGGGCAGAAGAGTCTATCAATGGGCTCCTGGCTAGCAATGATTTGCTCTATTTTATAATTGTTATTGTGCTATTTATAGGTCTTACCCTATTTAAGCTCGAGTTTGAACGCCGCACCATCTCTTTCTCTGCTAAGGTGGTACGTTATGTAGGTTTTATTGTGTTTATGCTGCTGTTAGGTTATCTAAGTTCCAGGCCACAGTTAATTGTTTACAAGGATATGACTGCTACTGATAGTCGTACCCTGACTAAAGAAAGTAAAGATGTGATTGCGAAAATTGACGGACCAGTTGTCATCACTACTTATATCAATTTACTTGATGAAAACTATTATTTTGGATTGCCCCAGTACCAAAATGGTGATAAAAGGAATTTCGATAAGTATTATCGCTTTCTTCCTGATATGCAGATGAAATATGTTTTCTATTGGGCACACTCACAAAATGCACGTCTTTATCAGGAAAATCCCGGATTAAATGATGAGCAGCTGGCGAGGAAAATGGCCAAGGCAAATAAGATGAAGTTTGAAGAATTTCTGCGTCCAGATCAAGTCAACAAACTGATTGATCTTAAATCGGAGCGATATCGTTCAGTACGTACAGTAACTTATAACGGAAAAACGACTTTCCTGCGTGTATATGATGATCTTTTTAAACAACCGGGAGAGAAGGAAATTACCGCTGCCATGAAAAGACTGGTTGTTAATTCGCCAAGGGTAGGGTTTGTAAACGGTCATAGTGAGCGAAACATTAACCGTTCTGGAGATAGGGACTATATGGTGCCAACAACTGAAATTAGCTTCCGTTATTCTTTGGTGAATCAGGGTTTCGATGTTCAAGAACTCTCTTTAAAAGATAGTCTGTCTGTTAAAGAAGTTGATATTCTGGTGCTTGCAGATGCTTTAACTGCCTACAATCCGGAAGAATTAAGTAATTTAGAAAACTATATTAAACAAGGTGGTGACCTGCTTATTGCGGCCGAACCAGGTAGCCAGTCAATTTACAGCCAGGTATTAAGTTGGGTAGATGTTTCTATGCTCAAAGGTCAATTAGTACAAAAGAGTGCAAACTTTGAACCTTCTTTTGTACAAAGTTTGATAGTCAGTAAAAATTGGGCCCAATTGATTAAAACCAGTGCTTTTGCCAATAAGGACAGTGCAACGATAACCACACCAACTGTGGCTGCACTCCAGTTTAACAAGGGATCTGACTTTAAGCAGCTTCCTATACTTGTTACTGAGGCAGCCAATACATGGATTGGTCCAGATTTAACGATTGATAAAACCAAAGCACTGGCAGATCCGCGAAAGAATGCAAAAATGAGTTCTTATCCTATAGGTATCGCCCTCCATAAAAAGATCGGCGAAAAGCAACAAAGGATTTTTGTAATAGGAGATGCAGATTTTATGAGTAATGCTGAGCTAGGCAGGCAAAACTTAAATTCTCTGAACTTTTCTTTTGTTACGGAACTTTTTAGATGGTTTAGTAATGGTGAGTTCCCAATTGACACTACCCGGGAACTTCCAAAAGACAATAAACTATTGATCAGCGCTGGACAACTTACCTGGATCCGTTGGGGATTATTAGGCCTTTTGCCCGGACTTATTGCCATTTCGGTGTCCTGGATGCTAATTTCAAGGAAGAGGCGATAG